In the genome of Mytilus edulis chromosome 3, xbMytEdul2.2, whole genome shotgun sequence, one region contains:
- the LOC139518054 gene encoding X-ray radiation resistance-associated protein 1-like, with protein sequence MASAPWVKYDDGTSDGFSANCFPVRSLVRHPDDVSGAWLFEQKAEQRRRFKAVLCTKPKTYAQIKEERKRSDREGTSFNPAEIPNLDEDEEEQLEAPALDGFFLMRHCCVEDPSDLCSVNIAGKELSEFKEEDFALFDNVAYVNASENYLPFEAFRGFPIIRELEIPLNGLRSIRLSPGDYPTLEIVDISYNNLSHEDILSLGTLPNLKVLHLTGNNFRSLPPDMALPFQDSTSKRKIPRFRNLEILMLDDNKLCYVALFAALAGLRRLRHLNLEKNEIFYVPQLKSVEGSMVVSEDDSGEKRKKSGKKTSRTPRSSRHNRRKSDHTSETLPTVLSEPGVPVNTEASIPVPANSEVVSNSNDNPDTEVKADIDVKEVKKEEPAIDLNEEFEDFSKTLADLDIDTDLPTELETEFSADGSKNPIVDKFGQDPKGPPLPPFPELRYLNLSYNLIAEEEALLSIAAWPMLSELLIANNPLTTEKSGDPPLLKRFLQDRLGIQLVRKKETETGKPTIEVPARKSRKVSSRVPKIPRVSVEERLMLEAPPRPPSVPKPSHMKALPPIPPANNKNGHHSGENNIPSSPVYQRAFSEQSEEVPSSPVYKRQFSEESGGVPDSAAYRRVHSQTPESIPGESDYKRRVSEESGGIPESSNYRRAHSVTPQNIPGESDYKRQFSPQEQTSDNKRPHSAGAMPQQKEPDDKPESKSAWSEAQPDQAFFMTQVDDTEEAKTTKSIPKKEKNKQGKSKPKLDDKYKGYEILLDFEEDPHFMDPKDMQGNVKALKFALGHELVYRDAAARLDRIEKSVEPYKKWEMPPKVQRKTRGERVDSVLTKLKHRETVDEANLSNVLKDTRSKRKQFPEAQTLLAEIQKRYNTVRVNSMKEAREVKKVMTGTAHDLSKKAEILKAT encoded by the exons tcAGTGGTGCATGGCTGTTTGAACAAAAAGCAGAGCAAAGAAGAAGATTTAAGGCTGTGCTTTGTACAAAGCCAAAAACATATGCACAGataaaagaagaaagaaaacGATCAGACCGAGAAGGCACATCCTTTAATCCTGCTGAAATTCCAAACTTGGATGAGGATGAAGAAGAACAGCTGGAGGCACCAGCATTGGATGGTTTCTTCTTG ATGAGACAttgttgtgttgaagacccttCAGATTTATGTTCTGTCAACATAGCTGGAAAAGAATTGTCAGAATTCAAAGAGGAAGATTTTGCACTTTTCGATAATGTTGCATATGTGAATGCTTctgaaaattatctcccttttg AGGCGTTTAGAGGTTTTCCAATAATCAGAGAACTAGAGATTCCACTGAATGGCCTCAGGAGTATAAGATTATCTCCAGGGGATTATCCTACCTTAGAG ATTGTAGATATCTCTTATAACAACCTTTCCCATGAAGATATACTGTCACTGGGTACATTACCTAACCTTAAAGTCTTACATCTGACGGGTAATAATTTCCGATCCTTACCACCAGATATGGCATTACCCTTCCAGGACAGTACAAG TAAAAGAAAGATTCCACGTTTCCGTAACTTAGAGATACTGATGCTGGATGATAACAAACTGTGTTATGTTGCCTTATTTGCTGCTCTAGCTGGTCTAAGAAG ACTTAGACATCTTAATTTagagaaaaatgaaatattttatgttccaCAACTGAAATCAGTAGAGGGAAGTATGGTTGTGAGTGAAGATGATTCAGGTGAAAAGCGAAAAAAATCCGGCAAGAAAACATCAAGAACACCGAGATCTAGTCGACACAATCGTAGAAAGTCGGACCACACATCAGAAACTTTACCTACTGTTCTATCAGAACCTGGCGTTCCAGTGAATACAGAGGCTTCAATTCCTGTTCCGGCTAATTCAGAGGTTGTCTCAAATTCCAATGACAACCCAGATACAGAGGTTAAGGCTGACATTGATGTGAAAGAAGTTAAAAAAG AAGAGCCAGCAATAGATTTAAATGAAGAGTTTGAAGACTTCTCTAAAACCTTGGCAGACTTGGATATAGATACAGACTTGCCAACAGAACTTGAGACTGAATTTTCAGCTGATGGATCCAAAAATCctattgtggacaagtttgggcAGGACCCTAAAGGACCACCATTACCTCCCTTCCCAGAACTTAGATATCTTAATTTGTCTTATAATTTG ATTGCAGAGGAAGAGGCATTATTATCTATAGCAGCTTGGCCGATGTTGTCAGAACTGCTGATAGCAAATAATCCTCTGACAACAGAGAAAAGTGGTGACCCTCCTTTACTCAAACGATTCTTACAAGATAGACTGGGGATACAACTTGTCAGGAAAAAGGAGACAGAAACAGGAAAGCCAACTATTGAAGTCCCTGCCAGAAAGTCAAGAAAA GTTTCAAGTAGAGTTCCAAAGATTCCTAGGGTATCAGTAGAAGAGAGGCTCATGCTTGAAGCTCCACCTAGACCACCATCAGTTCCTAAACCATCACATATGAAAGCCCTTCCACCAATACCGCCAGCTAATAATAAAAATGGTCACCATTCAGGAGAAAATAATATACCATCTAGTCCTGTCTATCAGCGTGCATTTTCAGAACAATCTGAGGAAGTTCCTAGTTCACCTGTGTATAAAAGACAATTTTCTGAGGAATCTGGAGGAGTTCCTGATTCTGCTGCATATAGACGAGTTCACTCACAAACACCTGAATCAATACCAGGAGAAAGTGATTACAAGAGAAGAGTATCTGAAGAATCAGGAGGAATTCCTGAATCTTCTAATTACAGGAGAGCTCATTCTGTAACCCCTCAAAATATTCCTGGAGAATCCGATTACAAAAGACAATTTTCACCTCAAGAGCAAACATCTGATAATAAACGACCACACTCAGCAGGAGCAATGCCACAACAGAAGGAACCTGATGATAAACCAGAATCAAAGTCAGCATGGTCAGAAGCACAGCCTGATCAAGCTTTCTTTATGACTCAG GTTGATGACACGGAGGAAGCAAAGACTACAAAATCAataccaaaaaaagaaaaaaacaaacaaggcAAATCCAAACCAAAACTGGATGATAAATATAAAGGCTATGAAATTCTTCTTGATTTCGAAGAGGATCCTCATTTTATGGATCCAAAAG ATATGCAAGGCAATGTTAAGGCTTTAAAGTTTGCACTAGGACATGAACTTGTATATAGGGATGCAGCAGCCAGATTGGATCGCATAGAAAAATCAGTTGAACCGTATAAAAAG tgGGAGATGCCACCAAAGGTACAGAGGAAGACTAGGGGAGAGAGAGTGGATTCTGTGCTTACCAAGCTTAAACACCGTGAAACTGTAGATGAAGCCAACCTTAGCAATGTATTGAAGGATACTCGTTCTAAGAGAAAACAGTTCCCCGAGGCACAGACTCTACTGGCTGAG ATTCAGAAAAGATACAACACAGTGAGGGTTAATTCAATGAAGGAAGCCAGAGAGGTCAAAAAGGTCATGACAGGAACAGCTCATGATTTATCTAAGAAAGCAGAGATATTAAAAGCAACATAG